A genome region from Novipirellula galeiformis includes the following:
- a CDS encoding PQQ-binding-like beta-propeller repeat protein translates to MRLFSLRASLPIVGTVLCACLVANAEDWLGWRGADRANRSSETGLFESWGTDGPSLQWMAEGLGAGYASVSVAGNRIYTTGNFDDSQSAVAIDARSGNILWKQAITAAPPKHGYAGSRTTPTIDGDRLYMVSSDGRIVCLNAKDGSQVWSRDFKEWNGKMMSGWGFSESPLVDGDRLICTPGGNAGLMVALDKTNGKDIWACKLAGDDLESGGKKVNDGAGYSSPVISHGGGVKQYIQLVGRGLIGVRAADGKLLWQYNRVANTTANIPTPLVDGDHVFTSTGYGTGSALLSLSSDGKGGVKAREDYWLEGRELQNKHGGMTLIDGYIYCGHGNGTGLPICVEMATGKIAWGPERAKGKGETSLIYADGHILYRREDGTLILTKATPEKFDVVSIVKPEFQQGQSWAHPVIAGGKLYLREQDKLMCYKLK, encoded by the coding sequence ATGCGTTTGTTTTCACTGCGGGCGAGTCTGCCCATCGTCGGGACGGTATTGTGCGCGTGCTTAGTCGCAAACGCCGAAGATTGGCTCGGCTGGCGTGGTGCCGATCGCGCCAACCGGTCTTCCGAAACGGGACTGTTTGAATCCTGGGGCACCGATGGACCGTCGCTGCAATGGATGGCCGAAGGGCTGGGCGCTGGCTACGCGAGCGTTTCGGTTGCCGGAAACCGTATCTACACCACCGGCAATTTTGACGACAGCCAATCGGCGGTCGCGATCGATGCACGCTCGGGCAACATCCTTTGGAAACAAGCGATCACCGCCGCTCCACCGAAACATGGCTACGCAGGAAGTCGCACCACGCCCACCATCGATGGCGATCGTTTGTATATGGTCAGCAGCGATGGTCGCATCGTTTGCTTGAACGCCAAAGACGGTTCCCAAGTCTGGAGTCGTGATTTTAAGGAATGGAATGGCAAGATGATGAGCGGATGGGGATTCAGCGAATCTCCGCTTGTCGACGGAGACCGTTTGATTTGCACCCCCGGCGGAAACGCAGGCTTGATGGTCGCACTCGACAAAACCAATGGTAAAGACATCTGGGCTTGCAAACTCGCTGGCGATGATTTGGAAAGTGGTGGAAAAAAGGTCAACGACGGGGCCGGTTATTCGTCGCCCGTGATCTCCCATGGCGGCGGTGTAAAACAATACATCCAATTGGTCGGCCGCGGTTTGATTGGCGTTCGCGCCGCGGATGGAAAATTGCTTTGGCAATACAATCGCGTTGCCAACACCACCGCGAATATCCCCACGCCATTGGTCGATGGCGACCATGTCTTCACCAGCACCGGATACGGCACCGGTTCAGCGCTGTTGAGCCTTTCGAGCGATGGAAAGGGCGGCGTCAAGGCGCGCGAAGACTATTGGCTCGAAGGTCGCGAATTGCAAAACAAACATGGTGGCATGACGTTGATCGATGGCTATATCTATTGCGGTCATGGCAACGGAACGGGGCTGCCGATTTGCGTCGAGATGGCGACGGGAAAGATCGCCTGGGGCCCCGAGCGAGCCAAAGGCAAGGGAGAAACCAGTCTGATCTATGCCGATGGGCACATCCTCTATCGTCGCGAAGATGGCACGTTGATCTTGACCAAAGCCACCCCGGAAAAATTCGACGTCGTGAGCATCGTGAAGCCTGAATTCCAACAAGGCCAAAGTTGGGCCCATCCCGTCATCGCGGGTGGCAAACTGTACTTGCGTGAGCAAGACAAGCTGATGTGCTACAAGTTGAAATAG
- a CDS encoding leucine-rich repeat domain-containing protein, producing the protein MRYTSILLAALILSTGCDSKTESPDNVQSTTTAPSKVKEQIQEAPETVAALEQVSAKLKRDANGAIVEVDFRGTEIDDTHLALLKPLSRVRSVLLAGTAVSDEGLKTLGEIPTLENVDLRDCKIGNAGLAHLTPLAKLKALRLSGKSGDCTVDDDGMQHVAKLANLKVLAIDFLWVSELGLEELTGLKNLQELYMAETTIGNDAITILASFPNLKKLRIARNQIDAMGMAELAKLKNLEELDLSECAQLFDDAMQSLSELTKLKKLNLWRVNISDAGIEPLQGLTMLESLNLDNTRLGDAGMPYLKDLTNMTFLHLGSTQISDEGLVYLEGMTALKDLKVTRTAVTQEGVDKLKAKLPGAEIQLKYLEE; encoded by the coding sequence ATGCGATACACATCGATCCTTTTGGCTGCCCTGATTCTAAGCACGGGTTGTGATTCCAAAACGGAATCCCCCGACAACGTCCAATCGACCACAACCGCCCCTAGCAAGGTGAAAGAGCAGATCCAGGAGGCCCCGGAAACGGTGGCGGCGTTGGAGCAGGTCTCTGCGAAGCTGAAACGGGATGCCAATGGAGCGATCGTGGAAGTCGATTTCCGTGGCACGGAGATCGACGACACGCATTTGGCGCTACTGAAACCACTCTCACGCGTGCGTTCGGTTTTGCTGGCCGGAACCGCGGTCTCCGACGAAGGACTTAAAACGCTGGGAGAAATTCCAACGCTCGAGAACGTCGATTTGCGAGATTGCAAAATCGGTAATGCGGGACTCGCCCATTTGACGCCGCTGGCCAAGTTGAAGGCACTACGATTGTCGGGAAAGAGTGGCGATTGCACCGTAGACGATGACGGCATGCAACACGTCGCCAAGCTGGCCAATCTCAAAGTCTTGGCGATCGATTTCTTGTGGGTCAGCGAACTCGGGCTCGAAGAGCTCACCGGCCTGAAAAATTTGCAAGAGTTGTACATGGCCGAAACCACGATCGGAAACGACGCGATCACGATCCTGGCAAGCTTTCCAAATCTTAAGAAGCTGCGTATTGCTCGGAATCAAATCGATGCAATGGGAATGGCCGAACTTGCCAAACTGAAAAATCTTGAAGAACTCGACCTTAGCGAGTGTGCTCAATTGTTTGATGACGCCATGCAATCGCTGAGCGAATTGACCAAGCTCAAAAAGTTGAACCTGTGGCGCGTCAACATTTCCGACGCTGGCATCGAGCCGCTCCAAGGGTTGACCATGCTTGAATCGCTCAACTTGGATAACACGCGTTTAGGTGACGCGGGCATGCCCTATCTCAAAGATCTAACCAACATGACCTTCTTGCATCTGGGGTCCACTCAGATCAGCGACGAGGGACTGGTTTACCTCGAAGGCATGACGGCATTGAAGGACTTAAAAGTCACCCGCACGGCGGTCACCCAAGAGGGTGTCGACAAGCTGAAGGCAAAACTGCCTGGAGCCGAAATCCAGCTGAAATACCTTGAGGAATAA
- a CDS encoding DUF1559 domain-containing protein, with product MQPSQPRHAWRPQKRVAFTILELLVTVSILGIALAMLLPAIGAAREASRRIQCVSHLREIGIALHHHHDAKRSLPVGWAFEPSSQSAYGWTVPLLPFLEQPALFDAIDPHKAIGDPAHAQARRTSLEIMLCPSDIAESAFALYAMDEEDEEHGVGRDLANHDANETLVQLPTANYVGVFGTLDPDDAVPAPIGDGAFLENRSVRFRDFARGLSNTLVVGERTMAQVPSTWLGVALAGEDAAARLVGSALEGVNHPLADECDFSSRHPGGANFLWGDGHLSFVTESVDLRLYHQWSQLRMPYPHAP from the coding sequence ATGCAGCCATCTCAGCCGCGCCACGCGTGGCGTCCCCAGAAACGCGTCGCCTTCACGATCCTAGAGCTACTGGTCACGGTTTCGATCCTCGGCATTGCTTTGGCGATGTTGTTGCCCGCAATCGGAGCGGCACGCGAGGCGTCGCGGCGGATTCAATGCGTCAGCCATCTGCGTGAGATCGGCATCGCGCTGCATCATCACCACGACGCTAAACGCAGTCTGCCGGTGGGATGGGCGTTTGAGCCGTCGAGCCAATCGGCGTACGGATGGACCGTGCCGTTGTTACCGTTCCTCGAACAACCGGCGCTGTTCGACGCGATCGATCCCCACAAAGCGATCGGTGACCCCGCCCATGCTCAAGCTCGCCGCACGTCGCTTGAAATCATGCTTTGTCCGTCCGACATTGCCGAGTCGGCGTTTGCGTTATACGCCATGGATGAAGAGGACGAAGAGCATGGAGTCGGGAGAGACCTCGCAAATCACGACGCAAACGAAACGCTCGTTCAACTGCCGACCGCAAACTATGTCGGCGTGTTCGGAACACTCGACCCCGACGACGCAGTCCCTGCTCCTATCGGTGATGGCGCGTTTTTAGAAAACCGATCGGTTCGCTTTCGCGATTTCGCACGCGGACTCTCTAACACATTGGTGGTTGGCGAACGCACGATGGCCCAAGTCCCGTCCACTTGGTTGGGCGTCGCTTTGGCGGGCGAAGACGCGGCAGCCCGCTTGGTCGGATCGGCACTCGAAGGGGTCAATCATCCTTTGGCCGACGAGTGTGATTTTTCCAGCCGTCACCCCGGCGGTGCGAATTTTTTGTGGGGCGATGGCCATCTGTCCTTCGTGACCGAGAGCGTTGACCTGCGTCTCTACCACCAATGGTCGCAATTGCGAATGCCCTACCCGCACGCACCTTAG
- a CDS encoding BlaI/MecI/CopY family transcriptional regulator, with protein sequence MPRSSKERVELTKCEAEVMDVIWDKERVTVNDVVAAIERELAYTTVMTTMKILEDKKIIGRGEKIGRAFTYTPLVTREQVREGMLKLLTDQLFGGSVRSLVLSLIQSDAVSVDDIEAVKKAAAKLGDS encoded by the coding sequence ATGCCACGATCATCAAAAGAACGAGTCGAACTCACCAAATGTGAAGCCGAAGTCATGGATGTCATCTGGGACAAAGAACGGGTGACCGTCAACGATGTCGTCGCAGCGATCGAGCGTGAGCTAGCCTACACGACCGTCATGACGACGATGAAAATCCTGGAAGACAAAAAGATCATTGGTCGCGGCGAAAAGATCGGCCGCGCGTTCACGTATACACCACTGGTCACGCGTGAACAAGTTCGCGAAGGGATGCTCAAATTGTTGACCGACCAATTGTTCGGCGGTTCAGTACGATCACTCGTGCTCAGTCTGATTCAATCCGATGCCGTCTCCGTCGACGACATCGAAGCGGTCAAGAAAGCCGCGGCAAAGTTAGGGGATTCGTAA
- a CDS encoding M56 family metallopeptidase: MDSSLAFEIGSTLCFQIAIVIAAAAGLQRWLGDARAGCRLWTVCFLSILVIVAAAWLLPHRRLFDFPLDGRRESLLRIVTWQTRIAIALMTIWLTGLTVSLARRGWLCLQLNHFLKHRCVAIEADALLERLQLQAPPKIEILISDEIQGPFCWQLHRPLIVLPKALIDEDDTTLRHVLLHEIEHLRTQHPMQHFLQGVCSTLLWFHPAMWMAARGADLTREFLCDEAAAIGCGKFGAYLQTLAKVAERCENQSCTAVPRGTLAFGNQKSTLIRRSERLVKIAQRPQQRPSKRPAIAIGALIVVGVLVQQVWLPTNARASSRSEWSPWPSWTAEALHNSFDLQLRDFERFENSLQMHELLPETQDG; encoded by the coding sequence ATGGATTCGTCACTCGCCTTTGAAATTGGCAGCACCCTATGCTTCCAAATCGCAATCGTCATCGCTGCCGCTGCGGGGCTCCAACGTTGGCTGGGCGATGCCCGAGCGGGATGCCGGTTGTGGACGGTGTGCTTCCTTTCGATCCTGGTGATCGTGGCTGCCGCGTGGTTGCTTCCGCATCGACGTCTGTTCGACTTTCCACTCGACGGCAGACGAGAGAGCTTGCTCCGAATCGTGACCTGGCAGACGCGGATTGCGATCGCCCTGATGACGATTTGGCTCACGGGACTCACCGTCTCTCTGGCGCGTCGCGGTTGGCTCTGCTTGCAACTGAACCACTTTTTGAAACATCGCTGCGTCGCAATCGAAGCGGACGCATTGCTCGAACGATTGCAGTTGCAGGCACCTCCGAAAATCGAAATCCTCATTTCGGACGAAATCCAAGGTCCCTTTTGCTGGCAACTTCATCGGCCGTTGATCGTGTTACCCAAAGCGTTGATCGACGAAGATGACACCACGCTGCGGCATGTTTTATTGCACGAGATCGAACACTTGCGGACGCAGCATCCGATGCAGCACTTTTTACAGGGCGTCTGTTCCACCCTACTGTGGTTTCATCCCGCAATGTGGATGGCGGCGCGCGGAGCTGATTTGACCCGTGAATTTCTATGTGACGAGGCCGCGGCAATTGGATGCGGAAAATTCGGTGCCTATTTACAAACGCTCGCCAAGGTCGCCGAGCGTTGCGAGAATCAATCTTGCACCGCGGTGCCTCGTGGAACACTCGCGTTTGGAAACCAAAAGAGTACGCTCATCCGACGCAGCGAGCGTCTCGTCAAGATCGCTCAACGCCCCCAGCAACGCCCATCGAAGCGTCCCGCCATCGCGATCGGCGCCCTAATCGTGGTCGGGGTCTTGGTGCAACAAGTTTGGTTGCCAACCAACGCCCGGGCATCGAGTCGCAGCGAATGGTCGCCGTGGCCGAGTTGGACCGCCGAAGCGCTGCACAACAGCTTCGACCTTCAACTCCGCGACTTCGAACGGTTTGAAAACTCATTGCAAATGCATGAACTTTTACCGGAAACGCAGGACGGATGA
- the mutS gene encoding DNA mismatch repair protein MutS, with translation MTPMMKQYHEAKAACGDALLFFRMGDFYELFLDDAKTAAQLLGLTLTSRDRDSDNPTAMAGFPHHQLDAYLNKLIRAGYRAAVCEQVEDPKQAKGLVRREVTRVVSAGTLTDDGLLDPREANFLAAVYLAPVKSAGKKGSKGDGEPRVGIAWAELSSGRFESGVFPASRIEDELARIGPAEVLYREDDARFTLDTTAPWSWTSRPAWSFAEDASREALCKQFAVHNLEGFGFGDDDAPAVRAAGSVLAYLQETQQGGLDHFRQISAHHRSPVLQIDASTRRSLEVTRTMRTGSREGSLLGVIDRTCTPMGARLLADWVAAPLVNRDAIEARLDAVSELVNDSRLRGDVRATMKRTFDLTRLLARIATGRTGPRDLQQVARTLENLPEMKAKLADRKAERLGFVEAHLHLCPELRSQLENALADECPLHAADGNFIREGFDEELDALRLLARGGKEWIAAYQQKQMETTGISNLKVGYNRVFGYFLEVTNAHKDKIPTEYIRKQTLKNCERYITPELKEYEEKVLAADDKASSREQLLFQNLRFETHRHLSILQEVAVAIAELDVLAALAEIASQRKWVRPELTDDSVLRIEAGRHPVLDVTLPQGEFVPNDCVHSPETGMILLITGPNMAGKSTYIRQVALITLLAQAGSFVPAERALIGIADRIFARVGASDELSRGQSTFMVEMVETARILNTATSRSLVILDEIGRGTSTYDGLSLAWAITEHLHEQVGCRTLFATHYHELTQLEETLPRVANLNVAVKEWNDEVVFLHRIVSGGADKSYGIHVARLAGIPTTVNERAKDVLAQLEHDHRDALDRPKLAGPAAADSNGNFQLTLFGFADHPLLDDIQKLDVNAMTPIDALQFLQAAKEQLNSKA, from the coding sequence ATGACACCAATGATGAAACAGTATCACGAAGCCAAGGCAGCCTGCGGCGACGCGCTGTTGTTTTTTCGCATGGGCGACTTTTACGAGTTGTTCCTGGATGACGCGAAAACGGCGGCTCAATTGTTAGGGTTGACGCTCACCAGCCGTGATCGCGACAGTGATAATCCGACCGCAATGGCGGGGTTCCCGCACCATCAACTCGACGCCTATTTGAACAAGTTGATTCGGGCGGGGTATCGCGCGGCGGTTTGTGAGCAAGTCGAGGATCCCAAGCAAGCCAAAGGGCTTGTTCGCCGTGAAGTGACTCGCGTCGTCAGCGCGGGCACGTTAACGGACGACGGTTTGCTCGACCCACGCGAAGCCAACTTTTTGGCGGCGGTTTATCTTGCGCCAGTCAAATCAGCGGGCAAGAAGGGATCCAAGGGCGATGGCGAACCGCGAGTCGGGATTGCCTGGGCTGAGTTGTCGAGTGGTCGCTTCGAGTCGGGCGTTTTTCCCGCTTCGCGTATCGAAGACGAGCTCGCCCGAATCGGTCCGGCCGAAGTCCTTTATCGCGAAGACGACGCGCGCTTCACTCTCGATACAACCGCCCCCTGGTCTTGGACCTCGCGTCCGGCGTGGTCGTTTGCCGAAGACGCATCGCGTGAAGCGTTGTGCAAACAATTTGCCGTCCACAATCTCGAAGGCTTTGGTTTCGGCGACGACGATGCTCCCGCGGTTCGCGCGGCCGGTTCCGTGCTCGCCTACCTACAAGAAACACAACAGGGCGGACTCGATCACTTTCGCCAAATCAGTGCGCATCATCGTTCGCCGGTCCTACAGATCGACGCCTCGACTCGGCGGAGTTTAGAGGTCACCCGCACGATGCGGACCGGTTCGCGCGAGGGATCGTTGTTGGGAGTGATCGATCGCACTTGCACCCCGATGGGGGCGAGGCTGCTTGCCGATTGGGTTGCTGCACCGCTGGTCAATCGCGATGCGATCGAAGCCCGCTTGGATGCCGTGTCGGAGTTGGTCAACGATTCGCGACTTCGTGGCGATGTTCGCGCGACGATGAAACGCACGTTTGACTTGACGCGGTTGCTGGCGCGGATCGCCACGGGACGAACCGGGCCGCGTGATTTGCAACAAGTGGCTCGGACGCTTGAGAATTTGCCAGAGATGAAGGCCAAATTGGCCGACCGCAAAGCCGAGCGATTGGGGTTTGTTGAAGCCCATTTGCATCTCTGTCCCGAATTGCGTTCCCAGCTCGAAAATGCGTTGGCCGATGAGTGCCCGCTGCATGCCGCCGATGGCAACTTTATTCGTGAGGGCTTTGACGAAGAACTCGATGCCTTGCGATTGTTGGCGCGCGGCGGAAAAGAATGGATCGCCGCCTACCAACAGAAACAGATGGAAACGACCGGGATTTCCAATCTGAAGGTGGGTTACAATCGCGTCTTTGGTTACTTTCTTGAAGTCACCAACGCTCACAAAGACAAGATTCCAACGGAGTACATTCGCAAACAAACGTTGAAGAATTGCGAGCGTTACATCACGCCCGAATTGAAGGAATATGAAGAGAAGGTGTTGGCTGCCGATGACAAAGCGTCCTCGCGCGAACAGCTTCTGTTTCAGAATTTGCGTTTTGAGACGCACCGGCATCTGAGCATTCTACAAGAAGTTGCGGTGGCGATCGCGGAGCTCGATGTGCTCGCGGCGCTTGCCGAGATTGCGTCGCAACGCAAATGGGTGCGCCCTGAATTGACCGATGATTCGGTGCTGCGTATCGAAGCGGGGCGCCATCCGGTGCTCGATGTCACCCTTCCGCAAGGCGAATTTGTACCGAACGATTGCGTGCATTCGCCTGAAACGGGGATGATCCTGCTGATTACCGGTCCGAACATGGCGGGTAAGAGCACCTACATTCGACAAGTCGCGCTGATCACGCTGCTAGCGCAAGCGGGGTCGTTTGTGCCCGCCGAGCGCGCTTTGATCGGGATCGCCGATCGGATCTTTGCACGGGTCGGGGCGAGCGATGAATTGAGTCGTGGGCAAAGTACGTTTATGGTCGAGATGGTGGAAACCGCTCGGATTTTGAACACCGCGACCTCGCGAAGTCTGGTCATCTTGGACGAGATCGGACGAGGCACGAGCACCTACGACGGACTCTCGTTAGCATGGGCGATCACCGAGCATTTGCATGAACAGGTCGGTTGCCGCACGTTGTTTGCCACGCATTACCACGAACTCACTCAGCTCGAGGAAACGCTCCCACGCGTCGCCAATTTGAATGTGGCGGTAAAAGAATGGAATGACGAAGTTGTGTTCCTGCACCGCATCGTCAGCGGTGGGGCGGACAAGAGTTACGGCATCCATGTGGCGCGGCTTGCCGGTATTCCAACCACCGTGAACGAGCGAGCCAAAGATGTTTTAGCGCAGCTAGAGCACGACCATCGTGACGCATTGGACCGTCCCAAATTGGCTGGCCCCGCAGCGGCAGATAGTAACGGGAATTTCCAATTGACGTTGTTTGGTTTTGCGGACCATCCGTTGTTGGATGATATCCAAAAACTCGACGTCAATGCGATGACGCCGATCGATGCATTGCAGTTTCTACAAGCGGCTAAAGAGCAGCTAAATTCCAAAGCCTAA
- a CDS encoding NIPSNAP family protein, whose product MLLVVMASAASISQAAEPDRELYEVRSYLLGEKGDAKAIEAYLRDALVPALNRNGIKTVGVFTNSPHDSSDSPRFVVVIPYANAQQMQSTQRALAKDAQYHTDAKSYLDRAADNPPYHRITSELLVAMDCMPEAKVPEGTLSNADRVYELRLYESPNERLGDLKVDMFNSGEVPIFLDSGIQPLFIGQCLVGPQTPSLTYLTVYPNEEARNQAWVAFRAHPDWAVLSKVAKYQGTVSHIDKYVLVPQSYSQM is encoded by the coding sequence ATGCTACTGGTCGTGATGGCTTCGGCCGCGTCAATTTCTCAGGCGGCGGAACCCGATCGCGAGCTTTATGAGGTGCGTTCCTATCTGCTTGGTGAAAAGGGAGATGCCAAGGCGATCGAAGCCTATCTACGTGATGCGTTGGTGCCGGCGCTCAATCGCAATGGCATCAAGACGGTCGGCGTCTTCACCAATTCGCCGCACGATTCCTCGGACAGTCCACGCTTCGTGGTCGTGATTCCTTATGCAAATGCCCAACAAATGCAGAGCACGCAACGGGCCTTGGCAAAGGATGCTCAGTATCACACCGACGCGAAAAGCTACCTTGATCGAGCAGCCGATAATCCTCCGTATCATCGGATTACATCCGAGTTGTTAGTGGCAATGGATTGCATGCCCGAGGCGAAAGTTCCTGAGGGGACGTTGTCCAACGCGGATCGCGTTTACGAATTGAGGCTTTACGAAAGTCCCAACGAACGACTGGGCGATCTAAAAGTGGACATGTTTAATTCTGGGGAAGTGCCCATTTTTCTCGATAGTGGCATTCAACCCCTGTTCATTGGTCAATGTCTGGTCGGCCCTCAAACTCCAAGTCTGACCTACTTAACCGTCTATCCAAACGAAGAAGCTCGCAACCAAGCGTGGGTTGCATTTCGGGCTCACCCAGATTGGGCGGTGCTGAGCAAAGTCGCGAAGTACCAAGGAACGGTCTCGCACATTGACAAGTACGTGTTGGTGCCGCAGTCGTACTCTCAGATGTAG
- the pgsW gene encoding poly-gamma-glutamate system protein: MKPSEETFPVGKTPFEVMYWRPKRLSRACLWSGMIVSLMGMTLVQWWPAKVAPELQVPRKAAAEKAATAMRVIAQVQQQKGHRVVPKRDPQGSHLIGPSMSLVTSKLGSLESKQTSINPNFAAIVVQWLEEAGVKPGDRVAIGASGSWPGLNIAVYAAVETLQLKPTIILSAASSQYGANDPEMMWADMERELYDAGVISFRSVAGTFGGLYDRASGMPEPTRELISAALSRNAIPMLEATGLRALIQERIELYEHANEGQSYAAYINVGGGSASIGGTAGNACFTTGVHLTAPAAEDLPHCVAVRMLAKQVPVINVVDAKSIAARYALSVAPVVQPPIGQGDALGKTVYRRSLAAVVMGATWLMMAIIVAPGTVLRPLGSWRSRRCRCEGEDAPEMMPTHVQRMV, encoded by the coding sequence ATGAAGCCATCCGAAGAGACGTTTCCAGTGGGAAAAACGCCCTTTGAGGTGATGTATTGGCGGCCCAAGCGACTCTCGCGAGCTTGCTTGTGGAGCGGGATGATCGTTTCGTTGATGGGGATGACGCTCGTGCAGTGGTGGCCAGCAAAGGTGGCCCCCGAACTTCAAGTGCCTCGCAAGGCCGCCGCAGAAAAGGCGGCAACCGCGATGCGTGTGATTGCGCAAGTTCAGCAGCAGAAAGGGCATCGGGTGGTGCCAAAACGAGACCCACAAGGGTCGCATTTGATCGGTCCGTCGATGTCGCTTGTGACCAGCAAGCTTGGCTCGTTGGAGTCCAAGCAAACGTCGATCAATCCAAATTTTGCGGCCATCGTCGTGCAGTGGCTCGAAGAGGCGGGAGTCAAACCGGGCGACCGTGTTGCGATCGGCGCCAGCGGGTCGTGGCCGGGATTGAATATCGCCGTCTACGCCGCTGTCGAAACGTTACAGCTGAAGCCGACGATCATTCTGTCGGCCGCTTCCAGTCAATATGGTGCGAATGATCCCGAGATGATGTGGGCTGACATGGAACGGGAGCTGTATGACGCTGGGGTGATTTCGTTCCGTAGCGTGGCGGGCACCTTTGGGGGCCTGTACGATCGCGCATCGGGGATGCCCGAGCCGACTCGCGAACTGATCTCCGCTGCACTGAGCCGAAACGCAATCCCGATGCTCGAGGCGACGGGGCTACGGGCGTTGATTCAAGAGCGGATCGAGTTGTACGAGCATGCCAACGAGGGGCAATCGTATGCGGCCTACATCAATGTGGGTGGCGGTTCGGCATCGATCGGCGGCACCGCTGGCAACGCCTGTTTCACTACGGGGGTGCACTTAACGGCTCCTGCGGCCGAAGACTTGCCCCATTGTGTTGCCGTCCGCATGCTTGCCAAACAGGTACCCGTGATCAACGTGGTGGACGCCAAGTCAATCGCAGCTCGCTACGCGTTGAGCGTGGCTCCGGTCGTGCAACCTCCGATTGGCCAAGGTGACGCGTTGGGCAAAACCGTCTACCGCCGCTCGTTAGCGGCGGTGGTCATGGGGGCAACTTGGTTGATGATGGCCATCATTGTGGCGCCGGGGACCGTGCTGCGTCCGCTCGGATCTTGGCGATCACGACGATGCCGCTGCGAGGGGGAGGATGCGCCGGAGATGATGCCAACGCATGTTCAGCGGATGGTTTAA
- the pgsC gene encoding poly-gamma-glutamate biosynthesis protein PgsC has translation MDVTLLAIAIGLVISLGVTELLGLSVGGMIVPGYLALSLHQPVAVMLTIAAALITWGLVRVVSRWAILFGRRRVVLTVMFGFSVGLAIRLVAQAVSGHVGSAAVVSADAADPSVMIGFIVPGLIALWFERQGFIETLSPMLSSAVLVRLTLILVGVETIA, from the coding sequence ATGGATGTCACGTTGTTAGCCATCGCGATTGGCTTAGTCATCAGTTTGGGGGTCACGGAATTGCTCGGACTCAGCGTGGGCGGGATGATCGTCCCAGGCTACCTCGCACTGTCGCTGCACCAACCGGTCGCCGTGATGCTGACGATCGCTGCGGCGTTGATCACATGGGGATTGGTCCGTGTGGTGTCGCGATGGGCGATTCTATTTGGCCGTCGACGCGTCGTGTTGACGGTGATGTTTGGGTTTTCTGTGGGTTTGGCGATCCGCTTGGTTGCCCAGGCGGTTTCAGGCCACGTGGGATCAGCAGCGGTGGTTTCGGCCGACGCGGCCGACCCCAGCGTGATGATTGGTTTCATCGTGCCGGGATTGATTGCATTGTGGTTTGAACGCCAAGGCTTTATCGAAACCTTGTCGCCGATGTTGTCCTCGGCGGTGCTGGTTCGCTTGACCTTGATTCTTGTTGGAGTGGAGACGATCGCATGA